The nucleotide window AAAAAGCTTGCTTAGTTGTTGATCATGATCTTCTTTTCTTGGATTACTTGTCGCGAAAATTAATTGTTTTTGACGGCATTCCCTCCCGAAAGGGTATTGTTAGAGGTCCTTTTTCTATGGTTGAGGGTATGAATACATTTCTTGAACAGCTCAACATTACTCTGCGACGTGATGAGCATTCACATCGTCCTAGAATAAACAATCCAGGAAGTCAAAAAGATAAAGAACAAATCAGTCAAGGGAAGAGGTATTACGTGTGATTCTTCGACAGTCGGAAATAAATCAACAGCGTCGGAAGCAGCAATACTGCCGATAAAAGAAATATCATTCTTACGCTAAGAAAAGACGATAGTACCCCCGCAATAAGAATTGCCATTGCAGATGCTATCTCCGCACCCATACTTTTAACTGAGCCGATGGTTGAGCGCATCTTACTCGGTAGAAATTGTTGGAAGAAGTTCTCTTCAAGGGGAGTTAGATAGCTCATAGCAGAATACACCAAAGCGATAACAAGCATTGCGATGAACTGATTTGTAGTAATAACTCCTATGAGCATAACACAGATAAGGATGAGAATGGTTGCTGCAAAATATATAAGGAGATTACGAATTCTTTGCTTGATTTTCTTTGCAAGTATAGGTGCTGCGACACTTAGAAGGGCTCCTAGAGAAAGAGTATAACCATAGAAACTATCTGGAACTCCGAACTCGAAAAGATATGGTTGAAACAAAAAACCAACCATAGATAAAGAAAGAACAAAAAATAATGTTGCAATAATCAGAGGTCTGATCGTCGGATGTTTTCGTACGTAGTTTACGGATTGTTTCATTTGATTCATCACAGAAGTCTCTTTTTCTTTTCGCGGGGAGCAATCAGGAGCGAAAAAAAGAATCATACCTGAAAAAAAGATAATGATACCCGATACATGCCAAAGCACACTCATGCTAAATGCTGTAACAATATTTGCCGCCAACAACGATCCAATAATGAATCCTGCGTTGCCCAACCAAGTAGAGTTAACAAAATAGTTCTCTAAGAGATTGTTTGCTTTTTTGATTTTAAGTAATCAACAACCCACGCATCAGAAGATCCTGTGGAGAGTGTGATGAACAATCCCCAGAGGGCAAAAACAAGAACCATCCACCAAAATGATGTGAAGCTGGGAGCGAAGAAAATAAGGGTCCCCGATGATAAGAAACTCAAGATGACAGATATTTTTCTCCCATAAATATCTGCAATCGCACCCGTCGGTATATCAAATAAAAGCACAGATACTGAATATGCCAAGAAGATAAGAGATGCCTCAAAAATAGTGAAACCCAACTGAAGCAGATAGACAATCATATAAGCGCCAAGAAGGGAGCCAACACCGTTAAAGAATTCATTAAGATAAAACGGCCAAAGAAGCTTGATTTCTCCTTCTCCAAACACGGTCATATCCTTCTTGCAAATGTCAAAAACCCTGAGTGGATTTTGCTTTTACTTTTTGGTCGTGCTTTGTAGGTGTCTATTTCCCACTCGTCTTCTGAGATAGCAACGGTTTTCATATAGTAGAAATCGTCTGTGTTTTTTTGTATCATGCGCGAAAATTCAATTGCTTGGTTAATCATAGGACTATAATTGACAATAAAACCCCCGATTTTTACTTGTTTGCAAGCAGTTTCTGCTTTAACGGGGTCGGGCAGGTCGAGGATGAGTACATCGCAGTTTTCATCGGCTTTGCGAAGTCCTTTGTAAATATCATGTTTGTAGACTTTGTAATTCTTAAGTCCAAAACGCGAAATGTTGTCTTTTACAACTGCGATATGCTCATCGTTAATGTCATACGCAGTCATCTTCTTGACAAATCGAGATAGGAACACCCCGACTGCTCCGCTTCCCGCTCCTGCTTCTACAACTACGCTATCTTTACCCATGCCAGTAAAGGAAAGAATGTACCCTATGTCTTTTAGAGGGATGATTTGTGCTTGGCGTTTAAGACGAAGATATGAGTCAATAAAGGATCCTTCAAAGATGTGAAATTCTTTTCCTTTTGAACTCTTCACAACGCCTGTTTTTTGCAAGTCTTCTTTTGAGATGATTCCTTCGTGACAGTGAAAATCTTTTGATATGTCTTCTACTGCGTAACGCGCTTCTTTTACTATTGTTACTTCTTTGTCTAAGTCTTCAATGTATTTCTTTTTTTGCGGTCGTAGGAGTATTTTCATAGTTTTCTGAAAAGTTCGTCAATGTCTTTTTCTTGCCAGCCTTTTCTGCGAAGTGCTTGTCTTATGTGTTCTTCATCAAATCCTTTTGCAAGAAGGCGTTGTACGGAAGGCAAGGCGTAGTCTACGTTGGTATGCTTATGTAGTTTCTCTTTTTCAATATGTTCGTCGGTAAAGTCAATTGCTTCTAGAACCTGATCTACTTCATCTTCAGGCCAACCTTTTTGTAAGAGTGCTTGTTTGATAATCTCTTTTGAGTGCCCTTGATGGAGTCCGTGGTAGATGAATTTTTCCATTTCAAGTTTCCTCTCGCGAGGGATGACTAAGGGTTGTTTGATTTCTTGTTGTGGTGTTATTGGCTGTTCTATGCTTGTTGTTTTTCTGCGCGCAAAGGTTATCACTGCGACTACAACTAAGAGGAGAATTGCAATGGTTGGTAGTATTACCCAGAGGATGTTAAACTCTTCTTGTGTAGCTGGTTCATTATCAGGTTCTTCTTTTGGTGGAACAACAACTGCGGGGGGTTGTGTTTGTGTAGTGGGCTCTTGTTCTTCTTTTGGTTTGGGTGCTGGCACGGTGAATCCTGAAAGTGGACGTTTTTGGGGTACTGCTGATGCGAAGAAAATCTGTGCGGAATTTGCATCTGCGTTTTCAAGTCTTACCACTACGTCTTTAATGCCATCTGCGTTAAGGTCTATTTCTTGGTCGAATCCTACGGCGTAGATGGTTGGTTGGCTTCCTAGGCTTCTAAGCATTACTGATGATGTGCTTGGGTTGAGTACGCGGTAGTCATACACTCCTGCACTTGAGATAAGGGTAACAATGCTGTTTGCTCCTAGTGATGCTGTCACACCCTCAGGGGTGAGTGTGATGGAAACACTTGAACTGCTGCGTGAACTACTGCCTCCACCGCCTCCACCACCGCCACCACTACTTGATCCTGAAGCGGTTTGGGTGTCTTCTGCAAGAACAAAAAGGGAGAGCTGCGTTGTTTGCAGTTTTGCAGTGTTTGCAGTGGTGTTAACAACAAGCGATCCTCCTGAAAGCAAGGTTCCTACAGTGTAGAGTTGTTGTACTATGAGGTCTGATGTGTTATCCGTTGTGTTAAAATTGAATTGGTAGACGCGCAGTCTTCCTTCGTCGTTGATATCTCCTTCTACATCGGTGTAATTGAAGGTGATGATGTAGGGGCTTACTACTGATGCGTTAACATCTATTGCATATGCTAATCGTGGCTTGTAGCGAAGACTACTTCCTATACCTTCGCTTGTGTTGACTATCCAGCTAAGATTTGTTGGACGCGGAGTGATGTTAAATGCTGTAGTGTTGCTTGCGGTGAAGGTTGTTTCAAGAGAGAAATTCTCTCCTTGATTGGTAACGATGAGCGTAAGATTTTTTTCTGGAAGTGTTACGCTAAGGGATCCAGAAACTACTTGGTTGGTGAATTCTCTTGGTGAATCAGTATCTTTTATTTGAACGTGCACGGGCTCTGCAAGTAGTGTTGGTAGAACTATGAGGAGTATTATTATGCAAAGTCCGAAGGTGACGTGTTTTTTCATTAGTTAATGTTTACCTCTTGATTTACTGGCGGGTAGACGGTAAAGAGCGTCGCATTTACAAAAGTTGCATTTGTACTGGTTATGTTTGCAAAAATGCTTGCGTTAAACGCTCCAAGATCTGTTGTGTTAGTGAAGAGGTAGTATTGTGTGTCTTGGGTGTTGTTGAAGGTGAGTGTTGTGTTCTTCCCTGCAAGTCCTACGGGAGAGGTAATGTTGATCTCAAAGGCGTTTAGTGCTTCTACGGTGTTTATTGTGATAGTGATGTTTACTGGTTCTCCTTGAATAATTGTTGTTGCGTTGGGAACTATGGAGAGTATGCTAAGTGCTGTTGGGAGTACGGTGAAGTTGTAGCTAAGAACTTCTGTGTTTCCTGCAAGATCAGTGCACGTACTGGTTACTGTGTGTTCTCCTATTGCGAGTCCTGATGCGAAGTAGGTGTGTTGCGTTGTGTTGGTTGTTGCATTGACAAGCGTTCCATCAAGCAGGATGTTACAAGATGCGCTTTCTGTTGTGAAGTTAATGAGAGTGTTGTTGAGTGTGTTTCCTTGGGGAAGTGTGCTTACAAGCGTTGGAGCGGTTTTGTCAATGATGATTGTGTTTGATGTTACAGGCGTTCCTGCAAGTCCTTGATCATCAATGGGGTACACTGTTGCGTTAATAACATCTCCGTCTGAGAGCCCAATGTTAGGAATGGTATCATTAACCATTACAAATTCAACGCCATTGATGGTGTAGTTAATAGTGGTGTTTGATGCTGTGCCATCTACATCTCCTAGTGTGTAGGTAAGTGTCATGTTTTGTGTTGAGACATACGGTGGTGATAAGACCACGTTTGTTGCAAAGGGAGGGTCGTTTACTTCAGTTACGTTGACTGTGACTGTTCCTGTTGTGAAATCACCATCTCCGTCTGCTTCTATTGCGCGTATGGCAAAGGTTTGTATTCCTGAAGCGTTGGGTGCTGGGAAGATGGAGAGCGTGTTTGTTGTGATGTTAATAACTGCTGTGAAGAGGAGGTCTCCTGCAAGAGTGACATTTGCGTAGAGGCCGTCTCCTATGAGTGTTGGCGCGATGTTCTCAAAGGTGAAGTTGAGCGCGTTATCTCCATCAACAAAATAGTTATCAAGATCTACTATGTCAATAGCGTTGGTATCCTCAGTAACGTCTAGGTTGAGTGAGTCGTTTTGTTTGGGTTTATCGTCTGATGCTGTGAAGTGTATGGTTACGTTGCCTGTTGCGAATTTTCCGTAGAGATCTGTTGCTCTGAACGTGAGGTTTTCTGTTACGTTTACTTCCACAAGATCGGTGATGTTTACAAGACCTGTGGTGCTATTAATGTCCACACTGATATTTGCAGTGGGGGTGGTATCAAGTGTGAAGGTGAGTGTATCAGTTGCATTGTTAATGATATCATCATCTTCAAATGCTGCGAAGAGATTAATGATGATGGGGTCCTGTTCGTCTCTTGACGTGTTCTCGGTGATGCCAATGTAGCGAGGAGCGCTTGATTCTACGTCGAATTGATAGGTTGCAACAGTGGATTGTCCTGCTTTGTCAGTTACATTAACAGTCCAGAAGACTGTTGTGTTAATGAGTGCGTAGAGGTTGAGTGTATCAGTGGTGATGGTTGATCCGTTGACCTCTTTGCTGGCGTTATGTGTGGTATTAAGTGGATAGGTGACCTTAACGGTGTTCTCGTTTGCGTCAGAGCTGTTCACCCTTATTGAGAGTGTTT belongs to Candidatus Woesearchaeota archaeon and includes:
- a CDS encoding MFS transporter, which produces MKKANNLLENYFVNSTWLGNAGFIIGSLLAANIVTAFSMSVLWHVSGIIIFFSGMILFFAPDCSPRKEKETSVMNQMKQSVNYVRKHPTIRPLIIATLFFVLSLSMVGFLFQPYLFEFGVPDSFYGYTLSLGALLSVAAPILAKKIKQRIRNLLIYFAATILILICVMLIGVITTNQFIAMLVIALVYSAMSYLTPLEENFFQQFLPSKMRSTIGSVKSMGAEIASAMAILIAGVLSSFLSVRMIFLLSAVLLLPTLLIYFRLSKNHT
- a CDS encoding MFS transporter, which translates into the protein MTVFGEGEIKLLWPFYLNEFFNGVGSLLGAYMIVYLLQLGFTIFEASLIFLAYSVSVLLFDIPTGAIADIYGRKISVILSFLSSGTLIFFAPSFTSFWWMVLVFALWGLFITLSTGSSDAWVVDYLKSKKQTIS
- a CDS encoding methyltransferase domain-containing protein, whose protein sequence is MKILLRPQKKKYIEDLDKEVTIVKEARYAVEDISKDFHCHEGIISKEDLQKTGVVKSSKGKEFHIFEGSFIDSYLRLKRQAQIIPLKDIGYILSFTGMGKDSVVVEAGAGSGAVGVFLSRFVKKMTAYDINDEHIAVVKDNISRFGLKNYKVYKHDIYKGLRKADENCDVLILDLPDPVKAETACKQVKIGGFIVNYSPMINQAIEFSRMIQKNTDDFYYMKTVAISEDEWEIDTYKARPKSKSKIHSGFLTFARRI